The Etheostoma cragini isolate CJK2018 chromosome 22, CSU_Ecrag_1.0, whole genome shotgun sequence genome segment aagaaaaaaaaaaagttttagctCTAATGTGCACATcatgtaattaaatattaatgaataaataattaaacgTTGGTGAGTGTTTTAGGAACTGAATTGGGAGATGGAAAACTCACCTGTTTGCAATTCTAACTACCAAATTAGGATTGTCAATTATTGCTGGATTTTCTGCAAATTCATTATAGGTGATGATGTGCTCCATGAATTTCTctagaaaaaatgaaacataaaagcCTGATTTTAAATGATGTCATTTGCCCATAATATGAATAACTTATCCATCAGTGTGCAAGAGCTGAGAAACTGTCACAATAGGTAATGCATCCTGCTTATTTACTTGTCAACAAGGATTCAAAGCTTTATTGGCCACATACACAAGTAACATGATTAGTGAATGAATATGGAAAATAggatttgaaaaatatataaaaggaCACAAATTCTAGAcagaaatgtataaatatagtTAAAAACAGGTAGCAAACATGCAATGTGCAGGGCAGTGCAAAGGTTCAATGGGCATACGAGTAATACAGTAAATcctaaaaaatgaatacaaaatgatCATTAACATGCTGTATGAGCAATAAAGTTCAATCGGCTGCTGCTTTCAAAATCTACCGTCCgtcctgtatttctttttagaagATATTTAAGACAGAATTTTAAGACAGATGTAGGAGGAAACAGGTTTTATCATGCTGCAATAAATAAATTGCTGCTAATATTAGTGGGTACCTTTAGGGATCTCTGAGTTCTCACCAACGCCTCCACACAGCGACAGGGTGACATCAGGGAGGTCACCAGCAGAGTCAGACAGACACTCGGTGCCGCTGTCTGCTGCTGCGCTGCCAACAGACTGGGGAGACTGCGATCCAGAGCGCCTCTCCACCTCAACCTGCTCAGACTCACTGAAAACACACGCAGTCCAATTTCATCACAGGGTTGTATAAATAGCTGCAGCCATTTTTATGCATTAGTGATGGCAGTTATTTCCACTTCTTCTGTTTACAGGTAGGGCTGGGGATCAAACCTCAATATTTGGCTAGACAACTTCTGAAAACTGTTATTTCCTAAAGTTGGAAATGAATGCTTTCTCACCTTTGGCACATAAACTCATAATAATCCTAACTGAGGTAACAGGACTGAAATGATTCCCAGGTTTGTACCTTTTAGGGAAGTACCGGGCAACAACATCAGGTTCAAGTGCATTCAGGTCATCCAGGTAAATATCTTCAGGTCCCTGATGCTGGCTCCTCTTCCTCACACCTTTTACGAAAGCAAGACAAGAGACGCCTACTCAGAATTCGCTGACttcaattgttgttgtttttttgtgaatgcaGAGCAGACACAGAAATATATACTCAGCCTCTAACCAAATAGAAACCACATCCTTCCTGTTAACATTCACTTTGAAGTACAGTACCTTTACAGAATCTGGAGTTTTACTCTAGACTTCCCCGTGTTTAAGTAATATTGAAAAatcaaaagacaataaaaatgttctacacaatttaaaaaaaaaatcattaagcAGTAGCAGATAAATTTAACGTTTTTAACCTATTCTGGAGTCCTTTCaatctaataaaaaaagttttaaatcatatttttgcttatcttagatttatttttatttgatcatttcCTTATGAGATTCATTGTACTCAGTCACTAAACCCTGCAGCTGTTTCATATAGAAAATATTCAGCCCCCCCCCCGATTAGTTTTTAGCagtccataaaaaaaaagtacagctgTTTGTTATATCAGAAATAGAATGAATTCGCTTCAGTTAAGAAGAATGTAAAGAAACCTAGTTGTAAGGGAGGTTGTGTTACCTCTCCTCTTGGCGGGGGAATCGCTGGGTTTGGATGAGGCTCTTGCATCAGGACAAACAGCTGTTGAGTTTCCAGCCATGTTACCGGCTCCACTGGCAGCAGTGCTGCGGTCCCTGCAGCTGGGTGGGGAAGACTTCCACTTGGCCTTGCATGCGGTTTTTGGGATGAGGTCAGAGTTAGTGGGACACCGCTCAGAGATAAAACTGTTGGACATTAAGTCTGAAAGGTCTGGCTTGTGCTTGGTAAGGTTTGCGTTGCGTGACGAAGCTTCAGGGGGCTGTGGTTGAAAGCTGCACTGATCAATTTTGATGGTCCGAGGCTCTGGCTTTACAATACTGCAAATGGtatcctctccttctctttcttccatGGCTTCTGTGCTCAAGATAACCCTGAAATGTGTGTTCTCAGAGGGAGTGATGGTCAACGTCTTTGGCTCTgatttgtcctttttgttgACCTGCATGCCAGAAAGAACAGTACAAGATAAAGCTATACTATACATACACAAGTCCTAACCAAGTCTAAATACGTATAAATGAGGATATGAACTAAACTTGCAATTCAACCCCAAAAATGTCCCTTGTTTCACAAAGTTTAGACCAGATACCACAAGTCTAAATCTGTGGCTTACCCTAGTGGATTCTGGAAACTCTCCCCAGGTCCACTGCATGTGGGACTCGGCCCTGAGCATGCTTCCTGCTGGCTTTACCATCAGCTCAGAGTCACTCTTGGGTGACATGGGCTCCGACATCTCCCTGTTGTAAGCAAACAGCAAATTTCCACTGAGTCAGCTGTAACAAGCCTGTGGGAGTCATTTGTTTTACTCAGCCTTGCCTGTTTTGATAAAGTGGATAGTCTTACTGATTATCTATGCTTGTATGAACAATGTAAGAAATTGACGAGGGAGGGGGCGTACGTAGTGCTAGGGGGCCATTCTCCATCAGAGAAAGGGTAGCTGTCCCATTCGAGGGCAGTGAGCGGGGAATGTTGCTTGTAGTCCATATTTTCCTTCACCATGGATAGCAATGAGGCCCTGAAGACAGGAAGCAATTAAGTTAACTTATGTGTTACAACaaacaccacaaacaaaatCCAGCTTTTGAGGTGTCTACTTACCGTCCATTTTGCGCATTGTGCTCCTCATCTGAACTGAGCTCACACAGATCGAGCTCCCCGCCTGCGGGTGTGGTTTGCTCCTCCCTGCGTGGCTCAGCCTTGTGCTTCCTCCTGcgtctcctcttcttctttccgGTGGTGTTTGAGAAGGTTTGGGGGTTTCCAGAGCCAGAATCTTCTGGATTCAGAAGCTGACCGTTCTCAGCTAGTGATCCACCACATCCGGGCTCTCTGCACCTGAACAGAGCCTCTTCTGTAGGGATGGGCGAGGTCACCAGGTGGGCTGGGACAATCTCCTGTGACGAGGTAAAAAAACGAATAAACTACTGGCTGCTGCCACTGCGAGGCTGTTCTTAACCACAGCATGGCAAGCAagttttgagctaaatgctagcATGCTGTTGTTTTGCAGTTATGTTGCTCTGTTCAGcatcttagtttagcgtgttGGCACAAAACAAGGAGTGTTGTATGTGGTTATCACAGTAATTAATTTCTACAAGGAAACATTCGTTTAgctgaaatatttttcattttcatcataAACTCTTCCAAACTCACATTGTGCTGTTCTGTCTCCTGGACAAAAAAGGCCTCACCATTGTCTCCCAGCTTCATGTGCAGCTCTACAGGTTCCCCATTGATTTCTATATCAATCTGCAGAGTCAAACACATCTCTGTAAGAAATACACTGTACAAAGCTTTACTGTGTAGTTCACCACATTGTCCTCAGTTGGCCTCAGGCAGACATTAAGTAGGTTTGTTAACAGCAGAAAAGCACCACAGGCATGCACAACACAGCTTATGGATAAAACAAACTGTACCACAGATTTACCTGATGAATTAGAGTTAAgccagagaaagaaaacagggaaAAGCTTGTACGAAGGCTTGCTATTTTCAGTAAATGCCACAAGTTTCTatccatgtaaaaaaacagaccaaTATACTCAGACCTGCTGCCTGTTGTTAAAAAGGTCAACAACATAGGTAAGCATATAGTACTGTGAGTTGTGTGCACAGTGATGCTTTCTTCGGTctttacattttgagaaattGACCCAAATATACCGTAAATGTCTGCAAGATGCTGGCATTTGATATGATGTCAACATTaggttttgttctgttttttctgcTTGGCTGGTTGACAATGACAAACCTGCTTTTAAGTCTAATCTTATCAACAGAAGAGTTCCTGCACTGTCTGACTCTTCTGTAAGCTTACGAAAGCAAAGTCTCTTCTGTAAAACACTTTTCTTAATGGGAGGTAAAGTTAGGAATAAGAGGCTAAATTGAGCTTCGATCTGTATATCCCACCTTAGTCCTCAGCTGACAACTACACACTGTCTATAAATAGATAGAAAGGGCAATCTGCTCTCGTGAGAAGCAGAGTGCTTCAGAAGGGAAGGAGAGGAGCAGAGGGCAACAAGAGagatataaaaatgtctttctgcTATCCCTCAttttaaagcatgtttttaaagtgctcatattatgctttttggctttttcccctttcctttattctgtgatatatcttttttgttcatgtaataggtttacaacgtgaaaaagcccaaagtccactcCAAAATGACTTACCATTTCTCAAagaaacactgttcacaaactgctccaaacagctctactgtagtccagccttcacTTCTGTGACAAATGTGTTTCACTTAGTAACACGCGTtgtaatgcttgcctagctgctagcgtggcacgccctcatactctgcttctgattggttagtAGTCCTGACCTAGGTACTGTGCGActccaacaaagatggaacagacgTGTAATGCctcactctgtggctaaaatagagagctcaacacacagggtgaaaagaggagctgcagtaatgtgtagtacaacaaaaattaggtgtttttgaaaattaaaccatgtaaacctattctgatataacctctaaatactaTTATGAACCTGAACAGGAGCATAATATGAGCCCTTTAAGTGTCGACCAGAGTTTTTCacaatacatacatgtatttattgtagtacatacaataaatactgtacattgctgcagTAAAGGGAGGAAGTTGTTTTTCAGATAGAAATCTATTCAGTTGCACAAGTAATCATGCACTAGTTTTTCTTTAGCAGTTAGTCTTCCTttatcaacaaaatgttttccccAGAACAAATGCAAAgttagtcaatttttttttcaacaaaactcAAAAACTAGGGATTAAAATCCAAAGATTCAGTGATATCAATATATGTATGGACACTCACTACTTTCTCCCTAGAGCGCAGCACCCCCAGTTTTCCAAAGCGGACATGGAAAGGGGAGCACTGGAACGTCCCGTCAGGCTGTCGGACCACAACCACGTCGATGCAGCCTGACAGAGTTGCCTGATTGATCCCCTTATACAGCTCCTTTACTGTCACCAGCACCTGGCCTGCCAGCTGCCCCACGTAGTTCATGGTGTCCACCTGtcagcaaagaaaaacagcatttataTATGTAAAGACAGTATTCTGCATTTATTAACTACTTAAACAGGTTTAACACACCTACATTACCTGGAGAATGAAACCGCACTCTACTTTTTGTGTCTTAATAGGTCAGTGTCGCGTCAGAATAGTCTGCAAAGGAAATGCAAGCGGTCCCTAAACACAGCGGCTCTGTCCCATTTTCCTCAAAAGAGTCCTGAGCTGATGGAGACTTAATCAGGCTCTCGATTGCATAGTGGAAAGTGTGCATTTCTGTCTGTGCAAGGAACACacactaaaattaaatttttttttaatttgggttaATATATCTAGCCCCTCTAGCTCTTTCTGGCTGGACCGTGGTCCCGCAGGGCCTGGGTCAACCCTACAACCTCAAAACTCTATCACTCTGTGACAGAGCGACAGAGGGACAAAGGTCCGCCATTGGTCATAATGAGTATGATGATGTCAGTGTTGGTGTTTTCCTTTTGGTCATTACCCTTTCAAGCAGTATAAGCTTTTACATCCGTTATTGCCCATCAGTGGATTCACTTCTTCAATACACAGGCTGATGTTGTTGGCTCTCAGCTTTTTGTTgcacagctaaaaaaaacttttgaacgtacacatgttccactacATCAAGTTCCTTCCttctccgtccggcgcttagcgcCACTCATTACagttttgattggtttaaagaaatcgcAATAAACCAGGTTTCTCTTCCATCCCAGAATGGTGTGTGTAGACTGTTGATAAAAGATTAACACTTTCCAAATGAAAATGCTACCAGAATTGCAGCTCTACAGGTGACCTCCCTGAAAACTCCATGTCATGCAACAGGAGCTGAGCTGAGCTAAGGCCtgctcccctcccctcccctgttCTCCTCAGCCAACTGCTCCTCTGTGTCATGCACAACAGCTCCTACGACCTTTATAACCCCTCTGACTGAGCACAAACTCCAGCCCGAGTCCTAAAACGCTTACATAATCATGTGCTCAAAAAGTCTCTACAGAGACCTCACAATAGCTTGAGGTACATTTTAATCGATTTGTTTGTCTACTAGAGGAATCATTCACTCTATAATGTGAGGAACAATTACAAAAGCccaataacaaaaatgttagaGTGGGACCAACcatatacagcacatttaagcAAAGTATTGTATGCTAGATTAATCTCAGCTGACGTGAAGCTGACAGTAATTCGATCAGCTGTGTAAGAGTTCATGAACTAGAACTAAATTTTAACAGTTTGTGGAGCAACATGAAAAGTCACCAAAGTCAATGGGCTTCATCTTCTGGCCTGGAGAACGTTTAATGTCTGAATAAAACAGGAATTcatccaacagttgttgagatatttcagtcttgACCTAAGATTTAGAAGGCCGACTGACTGTAATTGCCATCTTATAATGACAGAAATGTATACATTCACATCTGTTACTGAATAATACCAAATGTAACCAACAAAGGTCACTGCACGCGTCCAGTGTATTATGCTACCAGTTGATAATAGTGGCACGCTGTGTTTGACTGTGACTTTCCCCTCAGCGAACCGCAGCACATTGTGGAGGGAAAGTGCTCATTTAATGGACAAAGCAGAAGAGTCTAGATGAGAGTCATCAGTCGTGATAGCAGCGCTGCACAACCACATCTCTCTAGTGAGCTGACTACACACGGTCTACATGTAGCAAAATCCTGAACTCACACAGCACTTAATATAGACCCCTCTGCTGCAGGCTGAATAAAAATCGTTCAGTAGTCTATGATGATGTTCTGCAAAGTCAggcattctgtgtgtgtgtgtgtggggggggggggttgttatgCATTAGGGACCAATACAAACTCGCTGTTTGGACAGAACAATATCAACTGAAAGGCGACTTATTGTTCCGGAGCTTTTGACCACATTACACTCCTTTCTGCCGATGAAGACGGATTGCATGCTCCAGAAACAGAGAGGAAGTGgttgagattgttttgtcaacttCTGTTTCAATGtcaagacagaaagagaaagacctTTGTAAGCTAAAGAGGTTCTTCCTGCATGCTGTGGATATACTTCTTCCTCGTTCACTGTAAGCAAATTGCAATGACTCAATAGTTTAAAGCACCACAGTTTCATATATTAAGACAATAATCTAGCTGTCTCCATGGATACAGTACAATCAGAAGGCTGACCAAAGCCgtaaagcttttgttttgtgctgCATTGCTAAATGCCCAGTAGGCCAACTCAAAACACATCCAGCACAACCACATCCACGACACCCACAGGGAACCTTAAGAGGTCGTAATCCTGTTTACAAGATTAGGACATATCTAGCTGTCCCTGTCCCAGCACGTTTGTCCTGCTCACTGCGTCTAGGTGTCCAATGCGATTCTCTGCGTCAACCAGTGTTGTGTAGCTGCAGGTTTTTATTCCAAACACAATTTCCTGACCAATCAAACACCACAATGTTGATAATGAAACTAAGGCTGCATCTTACAATTATTTGTATTTGACTAATCCATTTTTATTGCTGTAGATTTATCAATTGACCATGTTGGCTATAAAATCTCTTACAGTCCAGAACCAAATATAGCTTGTTATATAATTCACTGCTCATGCAGTTGTATTGCAGACTTTATAAAGCAAAATACAGAAGTTAATGTAGCCTAAATCTCAGTTCGTACTGACTCTGGTGTCAGAATTGCAATATAATAGACAACACTGATATATATCTCATAAATCAGGCTCCTCTATTAGAGCTGATGATTGACATAATCAAATGATAAATCCTGCTTAGCCTCAGTGACTGAGCATGAGAACTATAACAGAAAAAACGTATCCATCTACCCCATAATGTTAAAGATATTGCCAAAATGTAGTCCAATCTTTACATAAGCACCTGTAGATTTTAAGTCTTCAGATTTGCGTGTAGGGacacagctgcagtgtttaatttcacaaaacagatatttaaataagaaataGTTACAATTTTTGAAACGGCAACAACGTTTTGTATAGGAAATGTTCGGTTTATCTACATTAGGGGGCACAAAGGGCCTGCTTGTCCGGGTTTATCGATAATATCCGCTGTCACAAAACCTCACACGCAATGTTTAGCATCAAACAGGACTCACAAGTTACACACACGCCGCAAAACGCCTCCTAAAGACGGTCTCAATGACTGCGCTGCGACGATACAAGCATTAATACACTTGCTGTGTCATTTTATTATGTGGAACTGTTAAATAAGCATATACAGAGGACTATCACCCTACCTGCCGGAGTAGTGGCTCACCCGCAGGCAGTCACACCTTCAGTCTGGTCCTCCACCGAGTCCCTGCTGCTGTGAT includes the following:
- the LOC117938143 gene encoding phosphatidate phosphatase LPIN2-like isoform X4; its protein translation is MNYVGQLAGQVLVTVKELYKGINQATLSGCIDVVVVRQPDGTFQCSPFHVRFGKLGVLRSREKVIDIEINGEPVELHMKLGDNGEAFFVQETEQHNEIVPAHLVTSPIPTEEALFRCREPGCGGSLAENGQLLNPEDSGSGNPQTFSNTTGKKKRRRRRKHKAEPRREEQTTPAGGELDLCELSSDEEHNAQNGRASLLSMVKENMDYKQHSPLTALEWDSYPFSDGEWPPSTTEMSEPMSPKSDSELMVKPAGSMLRAESHMQWTWGEFPESTRVNKKDKSEPKTLTITPSENTHFRVILSTEAMEEREGEDTICSIVKPEPRTIKIDQCSFQPQPPEASSRNANLTKHKPDLSDLMSNSFISERCPTNSDLIPKTACKAKWKSSPPSCRDRSTAASGAGNMAGNSTAVCPDARASSKPSDSPAKRRGVRKRSQHQGPEDIYLDDLNALEPDVVARYFPKSESEQVEVERRSGSQSPQSVGSAAADSGTECLSDSAGDLPDVTLSLCGGVGENSEIPKEKFMEHIITYNEFAENPAIIDNPNLVVRIANRYYNWTLAAPLILSMQAFQKNLPKATEEAWVKEKMPKKSGRWWFWRKSSIKQLSLETKSERQESLTTESPSLHQAPETQQKAAEWSSDDETKELNAVAPAWPPTDHVQTEGPALAPCHSYKKSLRLSSDHIASLKLREGPNDVTFSITTQYQGTCRCEGTIYLWNWDDKVIISDIDGTITKSDVFGQILPQLGKDWTHQGIAKLYHSVHENGYKFLYCSARAIGMANMTRGYLHWVNDRGTLLPQGPLMLSPSSLFSAFHREIIEKKPEKFKIECLTDIKNLFFPNTHPFYAAFGNRVSDVFAYKQVGVPVCRIFTVNPKGELILEQAKGNKTSYSRLSELVEHVFPLRSSQHSATFSCPEFSSFCYWRQPLPEVCFEELL
- the LOC117938143 gene encoding phosphatidate phosphatase LPIN2-like isoform X3; the protein is MNYVGQLAGQVLVTVKELYKGINQATLSGCIDVVVVRQPDGTFQCSPFHVRFGKLGVLRSREKVIDIEINGEPVELHMKLGDNGEAFFVQETEQHNEIVPAHLVTSPIPTEEALFRCREPGCGGSLAENGQLLNPEDSGSGNPQTFSNTTGKKKRRRRRKHKAEPRREEQTTPAGGELDLCELSSDEEHNAQNGRASLLSMVKENMDYKQHSPLTALEWDSYPFSDGEWPPSTTEMSEPMSPKSDSELMVKPAGSMLRAESHMQWTWGEFPESTRVNKKDKSEPKTLTITPSENTHFRVILSTEAMEEREGEDTICSIVKPEPRTIKIDQCSFQPQPPEASSRNANLTKHKPDLSDLMSNSFISERCPTNSDLIPKTACKAKWKSSPPSCRDRSTAASGAGNMAGNSTAVCPDARASSKPSDSPAKRRGVRKRSQHQGPEDIYLDDLNALEPDVVARYFPKSESEQVEVERRSGSQSPQSVGSAAADSGTECLSDSAGDLPDVTLSLCGGVGENSEIPKEKFMEHIITYNEFAENPAIIDNPNLVVRIANRYYNWTLAAPLILSMQAFQKNLPKATEEAWVKEKMPKKSGRWWFWRKSSIKQLSLETKSERQESLTTESPSLHQAPETHRQKAAEWSSDDETKELNAVAPAWPPTDHVQTEGPALAPCHSYKKSLRLSSDHIASLKLREGPNDVTFSITTQYQGTCRCEGTIYLWNWDDKVIISDIDGTITKSDVFGQILPQLGKDWTHQGIAKLYHSVHENGYKFLYCSARAIGMANMTRGYLHWVNDRGTLLPQGPLMLSPSSLFSAFHREIIEKKPEKFKIECLTDIKNLFFPNTHPFYAAFGNRVSDVFAYKQVGVPVCRIFTVNPKGELILEQAKGNKTSYSRLSELVEHVFPLRSSQHSATFSCPEFSSFCYWRQPLPEVCFEELL
- the LOC117938143 gene encoding phosphatidate phosphatase LPIN2-like isoform X1, translated to MNYVGQLAGQVLVTVKELYKGINQATLSGCIDVVVVRQPDGTFQCSPFHVRFGKLGVLRSREKVIDIEINGEPVELHMKLGDNGEAFFVQETEQHNEIVPAHLVTSPIPTEEALFRCREPGCGGSLAENGQLLNPEDSGSGNPQTFSNTTGKKKRRRRRKHKAEPRREEQTTPAGGELDLCELSSDEEHNAQNGRASLLSMVKENMDYKQHSPLTALEWDSYPFSDGEWPPSTTREMSEPMSPKSDSELMVKPAGSMLRAESHMQWTWGEFPESTRVNKKDKSEPKTLTITPSENTHFRVILSTEAMEEREGEDTICSIVKPEPRTIKIDQCSFQPQPPEASSRNANLTKHKPDLSDLMSNSFISERCPTNSDLIPKTACKAKWKSSPPSCRDRSTAASGAGNMAGNSTAVCPDARASSKPSDSPAKRRGVRKRSQHQGPEDIYLDDLNALEPDVVARYFPKSESEQVEVERRSGSQSPQSVGSAAADSGTECLSDSAGDLPDVTLSLCGGVGENSEIPKEKFMEHIITYNEFAENPAIIDNPNLVVRIANRYYNWTLAAPLILSMQAFQKNLPKATEEAWVKEKMPKKSGRWWFWRKSSIKQLSLETKSERQESLTTESPSLHQAPETHRQKAAEWSSDDETKELNAVAPAWPPTDHVQTEGPALAPCHSYKKSLRLSSDHIASLKLREGPNDVTFSITTQYQGTCRCEGTIYLWNWDDKVIISDIDGTITKSDVFGQILPQLGKDWTHQGIAKLYHSVHENGYKFLYCSARAIGMANMTRGYLHWVNDRGTLLPQGPLMLSPSSLFSAFHREIIEKKPEKFKIECLTDIKNLFFPNTHPFYAAFGNRVSDVFAYKQVGVPVCRIFTVNPKGELILEQAKGNKTSYSRLSELVEHVFPLRSSQHSATFSCPEFSSFCYWRQPLPEVCFEELL
- the LOC117938143 gene encoding phosphatidate phosphatase LPIN2-like isoform X2 → MNYVGQLAGQVLVTVKELYKGINQATLSGCIDVVVVRQPDGTFQCSPFHVRFGKLGVLRSREKVIDIEINGEPVELHMKLGDNGEAFFVQETEQHNEIVPAHLVTSPIPTEEALFRCREPGCGGSLAENGQLLNPEDSGSGNPQTFSNTTGKKKRRRRRKHKAEPRREEQTTPAGGELDLCELSSDEEHNAQNGRASLLSMVKENMDYKQHSPLTALEWDSYPFSDGEWPPSTTREMSEPMSPKSDSELMVKPAGSMLRAESHMQWTWGEFPESTRVNKKDKSEPKTLTITPSENTHFRVILSTEAMEEREGEDTICSIVKPEPRTIKIDQCSFQPQPPEASSRNANLTKHKPDLSDLMSNSFISERCPTNSDLIPKTACKAKWKSSPPSCRDRSTAASGAGNMAGNSTAVCPDARASSKPSDSPAKRRGVRKRSQHQGPEDIYLDDLNALEPDVVARYFPKSESEQVEVERRSGSQSPQSVGSAAADSGTECLSDSAGDLPDVTLSLCGGVGENSEIPKEKFMEHIITYNEFAENPAIIDNPNLVVRIANRYYNWTLAAPLILSMQAFQKNLPKATEEAWVKEKMPKKSGRWWFWRKSSIKQLSLETKSERQESLTTESPSLHQAPETQQKAAEWSSDDETKELNAVAPAWPPTDHVQTEGPALAPCHSYKKSLRLSSDHIASLKLREGPNDVTFSITTQYQGTCRCEGTIYLWNWDDKVIISDIDGTITKSDVFGQILPQLGKDWTHQGIAKLYHSVHENGYKFLYCSARAIGMANMTRGYLHWVNDRGTLLPQGPLMLSPSSLFSAFHREIIEKKPEKFKIECLTDIKNLFFPNTHPFYAAFGNRVSDVFAYKQVGVPVCRIFTVNPKGELILEQAKGNKTSYSRLSELVEHVFPLRSSQHSATFSCPEFSSFCYWRQPLPEVCFEELL